Proteins from a single region of Aquirhabdus parva:
- the rlmN gene encoding 23S rRNA (adenine(2503)-C(2))-methyltransferase RlmN — MSISDVSAIVESQISPESPSLLAQADTLSFSASDAVQPFAPSSEQDTKGLNQASDEKVNLLGMTRKQLEGYFESIGEKKFRAAQVTKWIHQLGVTDFNEMTNLAGPLREKLSRLAYVAAPEVVHREFAKDGTRKWVFRVGEGAGSLVETVLIPAEGRKTLCISSQVGCALDCSFCSTGKQGFQRDLTPAEIIGQLWVANQSYMEDVPVGDRTRTVTNVVMMGMGEPLLNFVPVVSSMQLMLDDHAYGMSKRRVTLSTSGIVPMIDKLGDEIDVALAISLHAPNDELRNELVPINKKYPLAELIAAARRYVARGAPESEKTAQTKAAQKNSKHTATNPTNKLLQSSALLEDDDDTLDDVLEPSRKKHVTIEYVMLDGVNDQQKHAKQLIQLLGDLPSKINLIPFNPFPHAPYERSGRERIMTFQKTLADAGFVCTVRATRGDDIDAACGQLVGQVADRTRRAERWKQKVVEQKNKDQQSTEQKTAHSNQGRRSEILRTRG; from the coding sequence ATGAGTATTTCAGACGTGAGTGCGATTGTAGAGTCGCAGATTTCCCCTGAGTCCCCCAGCTTACTTGCGCAAGCCGATACCTTGTCGTTTTCCGCAAGTGACGCTGTTCAGCCTTTTGCACCCAGTAGCGAGCAGGATACAAAGGGCTTAAATCAAGCATCAGACGAGAAAGTAAATCTGCTTGGGATGACGCGTAAGCAACTTGAAGGCTATTTCGAAAGTATTGGCGAAAAGAAGTTTCGTGCAGCGCAAGTCACGAAATGGATCCATCAACTGGGTGTAACTGATTTCAATGAAATGACCAATTTAGCAGGTCCTTTACGCGAAAAGTTATCCCGCTTGGCTTATGTGGCTGCGCCGGAAGTTGTGCATCGCGAATTTGCCAAAGATGGAACCCGTAAATGGGTGTTTCGTGTCGGTGAGGGCGCTGGCTCTTTGGTAGAGACCGTACTCATTCCAGCTGAGGGGCGCAAGACGTTGTGTATATCGTCTCAAGTGGGCTGTGCACTGGATTGTAGTTTCTGTAGTACGGGTAAACAGGGTTTTCAACGCGATTTGACGCCAGCAGAAATTATTGGCCAGCTATGGGTCGCTAACCAATCCTATATGGAAGATGTACCCGTTGGTGATCGTACCCGCACCGTCACCAATGTGGTAATGATGGGGATGGGCGAGCCTTTATTAAACTTTGTACCTGTCGTTTCCTCCATGCAGTTGATGCTGGATGATCATGCCTACGGCATGTCGAAGCGCCGTGTGACGTTGTCGACATCTGGCATTGTGCCTATGATCGATAAGTTGGGTGATGAGATTGATGTTGCTTTGGCCATATCATTGCATGCGCCGAACGATGAATTGCGCAATGAATTGGTACCGATTAATAAGAAATATCCTCTGGCGGAGTTGATTGCGGCGGCTCGTCGTTACGTTGCGCGCGGTGCACCTGAGTCTGAAAAAACCGCTCAAACCAAAGCGGCGCAAAAAAATAGTAAGCATACTGCAACAAACCCTACAAATAAGCTATTGCAAAGCAGTGCCTTACTCGAAGATGATGACGACACATTGGATGATGTGCTTGAGCCTTCACGTAAGAAACATGTGACGATTGAGTATGTGATGCTGGATGGGGTCAATGATCAGCAAAAGCACGCCAAACAATTGATACAACTTTTAGGTGATTTACCCAGTAAGATTAACCTCATTCCATTTAATCCGTTTCCACACGCACCCTATGAGCGCTCTGGCCGTGAGCGGATCATGACCTTCCAGAAAACATTAGCAGATGCTGGGTTTGTCTGTACAGTTAGGGCGACTCGTGGTGATGATATTGATGCCGCCTGTGGTCAATTGGTGGGGCAGGTTGCGGATCGGACGCGTCGTGCGGAGCGTTGGAAACAAAAAGTGGTTGAGCAAAAGAATAAAGATCAACAAAGTACCGAACAGAAGACCGCTCATTCCAATCAGGGACGGCGGAGTGAAATATTGAGAACGCGAGGTTAG
- a CDS encoding NAD(P)H-dependent flavin oxidoreductase — MNWQNGLTQLLGITYPIIQAPMLGVTTPEMVAAVSNLGGLGSLPVGGLSPEKTLALIKKTKSLTQRPFAVNLFAHDVPTDASAFAHAQSMAEYLEELAQKHSVAFQSQPISDFQFYSYRDQVQVLLDEQIQIVSFTFGILADEIIALFKEKGVVLIGTATCVKEAQILEEKGVDAITAQGIEAGGHRGSFLADVELPQIGSIALIPQMADQVSIPILASGGINDGRTIRAAFILGAAAVQIGTAFIASSESSAIPAYKAALKVAKDTDTVLTRNFSGRFARGIQNEFMREVDVEVKQSGRIIPQYPIQNSLTTALRAESQKQNNAQFTNLWSGQSVYRGTGVSSADVFNDLVRQTEQLKSF; from the coding sequence ATGAATTGGCAAAATGGGTTAACACAATTATTAGGTATTACATATCCGATTATTCAAGCCCCTATGCTGGGTGTCACTACACCTGAAATGGTCGCTGCCGTTTCAAATCTTGGAGGTTTAGGCTCATTACCTGTTGGAGGCTTATCTCCCGAGAAAACATTAGCCCTCATAAAGAAAACCAAGTCACTGACCCAGCGACCTTTTGCGGTTAATCTTTTTGCCCATGATGTCCCAACGGACGCCTCAGCATTTGCTCATGCACAAAGCATGGCGGAATATTTAGAAGAATTAGCACAGAAGCATAGCGTTGCATTTCAAAGTCAGCCGATTAGCGACTTCCAATTTTATTCATATCGCGATCAAGTACAAGTGTTGCTGGATGAGCAGATTCAAATCGTGAGTTTTACGTTTGGTATTTTGGCAGACGAAATCATCGCATTATTTAAAGAAAAAGGCGTGGTTCTCATCGGTACGGCAACTTGTGTCAAAGAAGCACAAATCTTAGAGGAAAAAGGTGTCGATGCCATTACGGCACAAGGCATCGAAGCGGGTGGGCATCGTGGAAGTTTCTTGGCAGACGTGGAGCTACCGCAGATCGGCTCTATAGCGCTCATTCCGCAAATGGCTGATCAGGTTTCTATCCCAATCTTGGCTTCTGGGGGTATCAATGATGGTCGTACTATACGAGCAGCATTCATTTTAGGGGCCGCTGCGGTACAGATCGGCACGGCTTTTATTGCAAGCAGTGAGAGCAGTGCAATTCCTGCATATAAAGCGGCATTGAAGGTTGCAAAAGACACCGATACCGTACTGACGCGGAATTTTTCGGGACGTTTCGCGCGAGGGATTCAAAATGAATTTATGCGTGAAGTGGATGTTGAGGTCAAGCAATCAGGTCGTATCATTCCTCAGTATCCCATCCAGAATAGTTTGACGACGGCTCTGAGAGCCGAGTCACAAAAGCAAAATAATGCCCAGTTCACGAACCTTTGGTCGGGACAGTCTGTTTATAGGGGTACAGGGGTATCCTCGGCTGATGTTTTTAATGATCTGGTAAGGCAAACTGAGCAGTTAAAATCTTTTTAG
- a CDS encoding amino acid permease: protein MNNPTEMSLNRGLKNRHIQLIALGGAIGTGLFLGSAGVLKMAGPAMILGYAIGGLIAFLIMRQLGEMIVEEPVAGSFSHFAHKYWGGFAGFLSGWNYWVLYVLVGMSELTAVGKYIHYWWPDIPTWATAAVFFVLINLINLTRVSWFGESEFWFAIIKVAAIVGMIILGGYLLLSGAGGPHASFSNLWQHGGFLPNGWHGLLMALALIMFSFGGLELVGITAAEASEPRKVIPKAINQLVLRILIFYIGALVVLLSLRPWDQLLLSLSAGGDNYLSSPFVSIFSIIGSDLAANILNFVVLTAALSVYNSCVYCNSRMLYGLAVQGDAPKAFLHVNRRGVPALAIGVSALMTFVCVLVNYTIPERALELLMSLVVAALVINWAMISLAHLKFRAAKNREGITPHFKAFWYPWTNYLCLAFVMLILGIMTQIPGVAISVYVMPFWLLLMWIFYRIKLAR, encoded by the coding sequence ATGAATAACCCAACGGAAATGTCCTTAAATCGGGGCTTGAAAAATCGCCATATCCAACTCATTGCGTTGGGTGGTGCCATAGGGACTGGGCTCTTTTTAGGTTCTGCTGGTGTGCTTAAGATGGCTGGCCCAGCGATGATTTTGGGCTATGCTATTGGCGGATTGATTGCCTTCCTGATCATGCGTCAGCTTGGCGAAATGATTGTTGAAGAGCCTGTAGCGGGCTCATTTAGCCATTTTGCACACAAGTATTGGGGCGGTTTTGCCGGGTTTCTTTCGGGCTGGAATTATTGGGTTTTGTATGTGTTGGTGGGGATGTCAGAGCTAACCGCGGTGGGTAAGTATATCCATTATTGGTGGCCTGATATTCCGACGTGGGCCACAGCTGCCGTTTTCTTTGTATTGATTAATCTGATTAATTTGACGCGGGTCAGTTGGTTTGGCGAGTCTGAATTCTGGTTTGCAATTATCAAAGTCGCGGCCATTGTTGGCATGATCATTCTAGGTGGATATTTGTTGTTGAGTGGAGCTGGTGGGCCGCATGCTTCTTTTAGCAACTTATGGCAGCATGGTGGTTTTTTGCCCAATGGGTGGCATGGTCTTTTGATGGCACTGGCCTTGATCATGTTTTCTTTTGGGGGGTTAGAATTGGTGGGCATTACTGCGGCTGAAGCTTCCGAACCGAGAAAAGTAATTCCGAAAGCGATAAACCAGCTCGTTTTACGGATTTTGATTTTTTATATTGGTGCTTTAGTTGTTTTACTGTCTTTACGGCCTTGGGATCAATTGCTATTAAGTCTATCTGCGGGCGGTGATAATTATTTAAGTAGTCCATTTGTCAGTATTTTCTCAATCATTGGCAGTGATTTAGCTGCCAATATCCTTAATTTTGTGGTGTTAACTGCGGCATTGTCAGTCTATAACAGCTGTGTGTATTGCAATAGCCGGATGCTGTATGGACTGGCAGTACAAGGTGATGCGCCTAAAGCATTTTTGCATGTTAATCGTCGTGGTGTCCCTGCACTGGCCATTGGTGTATCGGCGCTCATGACTTTTGTCTGTGTACTCGTCAATTATACGATTCCAGAGCGAGCTCTGGAGCTGTTGATGTCACTGGTTGTCGCAGCATTAGTGATCAATTGGGCGATGATCAGTTTGGCGCATCTGAAATTCCGCGCAGCAAAGAATCGTGAAGGTATCACGCCACACTTCAAGGCGTTTTGGTATCCGTGGACAAATTATCTGTGTCTGGCATTTGTGATGCTGATCCTCGGCATTATGACTCAGATTCCCGGTGTGGCGATATCGGTCTATGTCATGCCATTTTGGCTGCTACTCATGTGGATCTTTTATCGTATTAAATTGGCCAGATGA
- a CDS encoding histidine phosphatase family protein encodes MSDELTQTLTHLPVSMHASLAQLPVAQPIVLLTRHSLRVAADGQGFASYALPLTEVGRELAYAWGEYLCNWTGREFRACLSSPIGRCVDTALRMLGGSLDENEENRTDIIETTLLVEPGSFVLDAARLSAVFRQYGALKFINAFLSKQVEGMKHPAQGVLDILSLLYDYLPSAENSVLLAVSHDTILAAFLAVMQDEPEITSEDWPEMMEGVFLWFDGDRFEDSQVHWVWRGIKKSRLVSSFVV; translated from the coding sequence ATGTCTGATGAACTCACCCAAACACTGACGCATCTCCCTGTATCCATGCATGCGAGCCTTGCGCAACTGCCTGTAGCGCAGCCGATCGTGCTGCTTACCCGTCACTCTCTGCGTGTCGCGGCAGACGGGCAGGGTTTTGCAAGTTATGCCCTCCCTCTGACTGAAGTCGGGCGGGAGCTTGCGTATGCGTGGGGTGAGTATCTATGCAATTGGACGGGACGAGAGTTTCGTGCGTGTTTATCCAGTCCTATCGGGCGCTGTGTGGACACGGCACTGCGCATGTTGGGGGGCAGTCTGGACGAAAATGAAGAAAATCGTACTGATATTATTGAAACTACACTGCTCGTCGAGCCTGGAAGCTTTGTACTCGATGCCGCGCGTTTAAGCGCAGTCTTTCGCCAATATGGCGCTCTTAAATTTATTAATGCCTTCCTATCCAAGCAAGTTGAGGGCATGAAACACCCTGCCCAAGGTGTATTGGATATTCTGAGTCTGCTGTATGACTACTTACCCAGTGCTGAGAATAGCGTTCTGCTTGCAGTGAGCCATGATACGATTTTGGCGGCATTTTTGGCGGTGATGCAAGACGAGCCTGAGATTACTTCAGAAGACTGGCCGGAAATGATGGAGGGCGTATTTCTGTGGTTTGATGGTGATCGTTTTGAAGACAGTCAGGTTCATTGGGTCTGGCGTGGCATTAAAAAGTCTCGACTGGTAAGCAGCTTTGTTGTTTAA
- the lptM gene encoding LPS translocon maturation chaperone LptM, translated as MSHGNVVVIATALAACLVLAGCGQKGALYLPNTNTTQNAKKTHFILGSDAASEENKKTDAAPAVPVKDVPASSVVGSAS; from the coding sequence ATGTCTCATGGTAACGTTGTCGTCATTGCGACTGCTCTAGCTGCTTGTCTTGTTTTGGCGGGTTGTGGTCAAAAAGGGGCGTTGTATCTGCCCAATACTAATACCACCCAAAACGCCAAGAAAACTCATTTTATTTTGGGTTCTGATGCTGCGTCTGAAGAGAATAAAAAAACTGATGCTGCACCTGCTGTTCCGGTAAAAGATGTTCCTGCAAGTTCAGTTGTAGGAAGTGCGTCATGA
- the ndk gene encoding nucleoside-diphosphate kinase, producing the protein MAIERTLSIVKPDAVGKNHIGDIYARFEKGGLKIVAAKMKQLSKADAEGFYAEHKERGFFGDLVAFMTSGPVLVSVLEGENAVLAHRDILGATNPKEAAPGTIRADFATSIDENAAHGSDSVESANREIAYFFTADEVTTRTR; encoded by the coding sequence ATGGCAATCGAACGTACCCTGTCTATCGTTAAACCAGACGCAGTTGGCAAAAACCACATTGGCGACATCTATGCACGTTTTGAAAAAGGCGGCTTGAAAATCGTTGCAGCAAAAATGAAACAACTGTCTAAAGCAGACGCAGAAGGTTTCTACGCAGAACACAAAGAACGCGGTTTCTTCGGTGATTTAGTTGCATTCATGACTTCAGGCCCAGTATTGGTTTCTGTACTTGAAGGCGAAAATGCAGTTCTTGCACATCGTGATATCTTGGGTGCGACCAACCCTAAAGAAGCTGCACCAGGCACAATCCGTGCTGACTTCGCAACCAGCATTGATGAAAATGCTGCGCATGGTTCAGACTCAGTAGAGTCTGCAAACCGTGAAATTGCTTACTTTTTCACTGCAGACGAAGTGACTACACGTACTCGTTAA
- a CDS encoding M48 family metallopeptidase: MTPPYSSKSIPLTQQLKYLNHYPTHLQDQIRQMLNEDKLGHYLQKKYAESHQIQTDKALYGYALELKQTYLKNAAAIDKVIFDNHLTVDHHALGLNTAISRVQGGKLKAKKEIRIAALFKHTPAAFLRMIVVHELAHLKERDHNKAFYQLCEHMLPDYHQLEFDLRVYLTYRDAIKNKPSISS; the protein is encoded by the coding sequence TTGACCCCACCCTACTCATCAAAAAGTATTCCATTGACCCAGCAGCTTAAATACCTCAATCACTACCCGACTCATCTTCAAGATCAAATCAGACAAATGCTGAATGAAGATAAGCTAGGACATTACTTGCAAAAGAAATATGCTGAATCGCATCAGATTCAAACGGACAAGGCACTTTATGGCTACGCCTTAGAGCTGAAACAAACCTATCTGAAGAATGCGGCGGCGATCGATAAAGTGATTTTCGATAATCACCTGACGGTGGATCATCATGCATTGGGTTTGAATACTGCGATTAGTCGAGTACAAGGTGGGAAGCTGAAAGCCAAGAAGGAAATTCGTATTGCTGCGCTATTCAAGCATACGCCCGCCGCTTTTCTACGCATGATCGTAGTCCACGAACTAGCGCACCTCAAAGAACGCGACCACAACAAAGCCTTCTATCAATTGTGTGAGCACATGCTGCCCGACTATCATCAATTGGAATTTGATCTCAGGGTCTACCTGACCTATCGTGATGCCATAAAAAACAAACCCTCAATATCATCATAA
- a CDS encoding transglutaminase family protein: MKLIVNHQTIYRYDQMVRRSVQYLRMSPQTIAHQKVLSWQLSLPGKTLEQADGFGNVWTTLYLDQPHRDLFLLAQGEIEIDDSADYIVDERIAPEIFLHPTDMTLIDEPMREFTAKHLKSLDRSGLIAFAEAVVAKMPYTPGATGVRTTASEAFMLGHGVCQDHTHVFLACVRDRGLIARYVSGYLYTPISSHMASHAWAEVLLDGRWYLFDISNQIFTPRQHIQTAVGRDYLDAAPVRGVRQGGGNESLSAMVQVLAS, encoded by the coding sequence ATGAAGTTAATAGTTAACCATCAAACAATTTATCGCTATGACCAAATGGTGCGCCGCAGTGTGCAGTACCTTCGAATGAGTCCACAAACCATTGCGCATCAGAAAGTTTTGAGCTGGCAGTTGTCTTTGCCGGGCAAGACACTGGAACAAGCGGATGGCTTTGGCAATGTTTGGACCACACTTTATCTTGATCAGCCACATCGTGATTTATTTTTATTGGCGCAGGGTGAGATCGAGATTGATGACAGTGCTGATTACATTGTCGATGAGCGTATTGCCCCTGAGATATTTTTACATCCGACGGACATGACGCTGATTGATGAGCCGATGCGTGAATTTACAGCGAAGCATCTGAAGTCATTGGATCGGAGTGGCCTGATTGCTTTTGCTGAAGCGGTTGTCGCCAAGATGCCTTATACCCCAGGCGCAACAGGGGTGCGAACAACTGCAAGTGAAGCATTTATGCTGGGACACGGGGTTTGTCAGGATCATACCCATGTATTCTTAGCCTGTGTGCGTGATCGTGGTTTGATTGCGCGTTATGTTTCAGGATATTTATACACGCCGATTTCGAGTCACATGGCGAGCCATGCTTGGGCGGAAGTGTTATTAGATGGGCGTTGGTATTTGTTTGATATCAGTAATCAGATCTTTACGCCAAGACAGCATATTCAGACCGCAGTTGGTCGGGATTATTTGGATGCAGCGCCAGTTCGAGGTGTTCGCCAAGGTGGAGGGAATGAAAGTTTAAGTGCGATGGTGCAAGTCCTGGCAAGTTAA
- the iscX gene encoding Fe-S cluster assembly protein IscX, which produces MPLRWTDSLDIALALIDAHPDVDPKTIRFTDLHRWVRELPDFQDDPNRSNEKILEAIQMQWLDEVD; this is translated from the coding sequence ATGCCGTTACGTTGGACTGATTCGCTGGATATCGCTTTAGCACTGATCGATGCTCATCCTGATGTTGATCCAAAGACCATTCGTTTTACCGATTTACATCGTTGGGTACGCGAGTTACCTGATTTTCAAGATGACCCTAATCGTTCTAATGAAAAAATCCTTGAAGCGATTCAAATGCAATGGCTCGATGAAGTCGATTAA
- the dapF gene encoding diaminopimelate epimerase: MRVEFSKMHGLGNDFMVIDLVSQQVNLEPALIRGLANRNFGIGFDQLLLVEPPEQPDVDFKYRIFNADGSEVEQCGNGVRCFARFVHERGLTRKKLIRVSTKSGIVEPEINEQGWVRVNMGAPKFRPAEIPFIAAADAAVYQVEVGTGEVQLDVVNMGNPHAVIVVDDILKAPVETLGPLLEKHARFPERVNVGFMQVLSRHEVCLRVFERGTGETLACGTGACAAVVSGIRQGLLDPEVVVHLQGGDLTIAWRPNDVVWMTGPTATVFEGVIQLHD, from the coding sequence ATGCGTGTTGAATTTAGCAAAATGCACGGATTGGGTAATGATTTTATGGTCATCGATTTAGTCAGCCAGCAGGTCAATCTGGAGCCTGCGCTGATTCGTGGCCTGGCCAATCGTAATTTTGGTATTGGCTTTGATCAATTGTTGTTGGTCGAACCTCCTGAGCAACCGGATGTCGATTTTAAATATCGTATCTTCAATGCCGACGGGTCTGAAGTTGAGCAGTGTGGCAATGGTGTGCGTTGTTTTGCGCGTTTTGTCCATGAACGTGGCTTAACCCGTAAAAAATTAATTCGCGTATCCACCAAAAGCGGCATAGTTGAACCAGAGATCAATGAGCAAGGCTGGGTACGCGTTAATATGGGGGCGCCTAAGTTCCGTCCTGCAGAGATTCCGTTTATTGCAGCGGCTGACGCTGCTGTCTATCAAGTGGAAGTAGGTACGGGTGAGGTTCAGCTTGATGTCGTGAATATGGGTAATCCCCATGCCGTGATTGTTGTGGATGATATCTTGAAGGCGCCTGTTGAGACGTTAGGTCCACTGCTTGAAAAGCACGCACGCTTTCCTGAGCGTGTGAACGTGGGTTTTATGCAAGTACTCAGTCGCCATGAAGTGTGCTTGCGTGTATTTGAGCGCGGAACCGGTGAGACGTTGGCTTGTGGAACGGGTGCTTGTGCGGCGGTTGTCAGTGGAATTCGTCAAGGTTTGCTTGATCCAGAGGTTGTGGTTCATTTGCAGGGTGGCGATTTGACGATTGCTTGGCGTCCCAATGATGTCGTATGGATGACAGGTCCAACAGCAACAGTTTTTGAAGGTGTTATTCAATTACATGATTAA
- the lysA gene encoding diaminopimelate decarboxylase, producing the protein MSFSRVDGALCVEQLSLGALAAQYATPLYVYSRAALTANYLAFDQAFSFIDHQVCFAVKSNSNIGVLGVLARLGAGFDIVSGGELERVLAAGGEPAKIVFSGLGKTEQEIERALKLGIACFNVESAAELVRIDQVAQRLGLRAPVSLRVNPDVDAQTHPYISTGLKENKFGIPNDTVYEIYATAASLKGIEVVGIDCHIGSQLTTTTPFHDALDKIIEMINTLKTQGITLKHIDIGGGLGVTYRDETPPTPAEYAAALRPALQALGLKVYMEPGRAISANAGVLLTTVDMLKPTTYRNFALVDAAMNDLIRPSLYSAWMDIQPVAKPRHDDVKVWDLVGPVCESTDFIGKERELALEAGDVLAVMGAGAYGFVMASNYNTRARAAEVMVDGDQAYVVRQREIVNELWALESLVP; encoded by the coding sequence ATGAGTTTTAGTCGTGTCGATGGTGCGTTATGTGTTGAGCAATTATCACTGGGGGCTTTAGCTGCCCAATATGCGACTCCGCTTTATGTTTATTCTCGTGCAGCTTTGACCGCGAATTATTTGGCTTTTGATCAAGCATTTAGTTTTATTGATCATCAAGTTTGCTTTGCCGTGAAGTCGAATTCAAACATTGGCGTGCTCGGTGTTTTGGCAAGGTTAGGCGCAGGGTTTGATATTGTCAGCGGTGGTGAGCTCGAGCGTGTTCTTGCGGCAGGGGGGGAGCCTGCAAAGATTGTGTTTTCAGGTTTAGGTAAAACTGAGCAAGAAATTGAACGTGCATTGAAATTGGGTATTGCCTGCTTTAATGTCGAGTCAGCTGCTGAGCTTGTGCGTATTGACCAAGTGGCACAACGTTTAGGTCTGCGTGCGCCGGTTTCTTTGCGGGTGAATCCTGATGTCGATGCACAGACCCATCCTTATATTTCTACAGGTTTAAAAGAGAATAAGTTCGGGATTCCGAATGATACGGTGTATGAGATCTACGCGACTGCGGCAAGCCTAAAAGGGATTGAAGTGGTGGGTATTGATTGTCATATCGGTTCACAGTTAACGACCACAACGCCGTTTCATGATGCCCTTGATAAAATCATTGAGATGATTAATACCTTGAAGACACAAGGCATTACCCTCAAACATATTGATATCGGTGGTGGTTTAGGGGTGACCTATCGTGATGAAACGCCACCAACGCCGGCAGAATATGCGGCTGCTCTGCGTCCTGCGTTACAAGCGCTGGGGCTGAAGGTCTACATGGAGCCGGGTCGTGCGATTAGTGCAAATGCGGGTGTGCTGTTAACCACAGTTGATATGCTTAAGCCTACGACTTATCGCAACTTTGCCCTTGTGGACGCGGCGATGAATGATTTGATTCGTCCTTCGCTTTATAGTGCGTGGATGGACATTCAGCCTGTAGCAAAGCCTAGACATGATGACGTCAAAGTGTGGGATTTGGTGGGTCCAGTATGTGAATCGACTGACTTTATTGGTAAAGAGCGAGAGCTTGCGCTTGAGGCGGGTGATGTTTTAGCGGTGATGGGTGCGGGTGCGTACGGTTTTGTCATGGCAAGTAATTACAATACCCGTGCACGTGCAGCAGAAGTGATGGTCGATGGTGATCAGGCCTATGTGGTGCGTCAACGTGAAATTGTGAATGAGCTATGGGCCTTAGAGTCTCTCGTTCCTTGA
- a CDS encoding alpha-E domain-containing protein, with amino-acid sequence MILPLSTASNLYWLGRYLVRVDGLFHLLPFTDDGEAQAFAHAFSLPAWNAETLNALIHDPNQSGSLPSNLDAVKQNIQAARGVLTAPTFEAFNALGRFNRLSVEDMHIMLQNCQSAFKYESEMVQLFCRMGEAVERIDIALRLIKSPAVDIKALSDILDALPIGWQRLKEPIMLLNKRYDRVAFYDLSDRVQELFRNGV; translated from the coding sequence ATGATTTTACCTCTATCAACCGCATCCAATCTTTATTGGTTAGGCCGCTATTTGGTCCGTGTCGATGGTTTATTCCATTTGTTACCTTTTACGGATGATGGTGAGGCTCAGGCCTTTGCTCATGCTTTCAGTTTACCTGCTTGGAATGCTGAAACGCTGAATGCCCTGATTCACGATCCCAATCAATCAGGTTCGCTGCCTTCAAATCTAGATGCCGTTAAACAAAATATTCAAGCGGCGCGTGGCGTACTTACGGCGCCAACCTTCGAGGCGTTTAATGCATTAGGCCGATTCAATCGTCTGTCCGTTGAAGACATGCATATCATGCTGCAGAACTGTCAGTCGGCATTTAAATATGAAAGTGAAATGGTGCAGTTGTTCTGCCGAATGGGTGAGGCTGTCGAGCGTATCGATATCGCGCTACGACTGATTAAAAGTCCGGCGGTCGATATTAAGGCGCTGAGTGATATTTTGGATGCACTCCCCATCGGTTGGCAGCGTTTGAAAGAGCCAATTATGCTGCTGAACAAGCGCTATGATCGCGTTGCTTTTTATGATTTGAGTGATCGTGTGCAAGAGCTTTTTAGGAATGGCGTATGA
- a CDS encoding proteasome-type protease, which produces MTYCVAMRLKEGLIFVSDSRTNAGMDHIATFRKLHRFGVPGERMIVIQSSGNLATSQAVVTKLFHSIQADIGTHLNNVSTIFDAAGLVGQYLTSIMKSSASVLAGTDELEFSSSILLGGQIKGQPTELYSIYPQGNFIAATSDTPYFQIGESKYGKPILDRALSYDSPLDKALRCALISFDSTIRSNLSVGTPLDLVVYKNDSFDFPEGRRLTENDPYFSMIRQQWSDSMRSALAALPPPPDDYWR; this is translated from the coding sequence ATGACGTATTGCGTTGCTATGCGACTGAAAGAAGGTCTAATTTTTGTCAGTGATTCAAGAACTAATGCAGGGATGGATCATATTGCAACGTTCCGCAAGTTGCATCGATTTGGCGTGCCCGGCGAACGGATGATTGTGATCCAAAGTTCTGGAAATCTGGCAACATCGCAAGCAGTGGTGACCAAGTTATTTCATAGTATTCAAGCGGATATCGGTACGCACTTAAACAACGTCTCAACGATTTTTGATGCAGCAGGCTTGGTTGGGCAGTATTTGACGAGCATTATGAAAAGCTCAGCTTCTGTTCTTGCCGGCACTGATGAGCTTGAGTTTTCAAGCTCAATTCTGCTTGGTGGTCAGATTAAAGGGCAACCGACTGAGTTGTATAGTATTTACCCGCAAGGTAATTTTATTGCGGCGACATCAGATACACCCTATTTCCAGATCGGTGAGAGCAAATACGGTAAGCCAATCCTCGATCGGGCTTTAAGTTATGACTCGCCGCTGGATAAAGCACTGCGCTGTGCCTTAATTTCTTTCGATTCGACTATTCGTTCTAATCTCTCAGTAGGTACGCCACTGGATTTGGTCGTTTACAAAAACGACAGTTTTGACTTCCCGGAAGGCCGTCGTTTGACTGAAAACGATCCGTATTTCTCTATGATTAGACAGCAGTGGTCGGACAGTATGCGCTCTGCATTGGCGGCATTACCGCCGCCACCGGATGATTACTGGCGCTAA